Within Vicia villosa cultivar HV-30 ecotype Madison, WI linkage group LG1, Vvil1.0, whole genome shotgun sequence, the genomic segment TAGATCAACTTGATGTTTATGTGTATGATAGATAATTCCATGGCCGAGCGACCAAGGAAAAGTGGAAGGCCGAGAGAAAATTGTGCCTAGAGTGTAAACGagaaccttttttttttcaataagcaatttataagatatcgcactaggggtgcaaccttTACAAAACAAAAACTCTAAACCGAGTTGTTACAGGAAAGCGGTAATATGTACCAATCGTAGAAGCTATTATGATACAAAGAATGACTTAAAGTCATCCATCTCCAAGAAAGAAAAATTACATTTGAAAACACCACATCATAGCAATAAGACTTGTTCTAAAAAATGATCGTGTTTCGCATGAACGCAGTTGGTGCAGATGTTGCAACAACATCAACtgcatatattaaaatatattaatataaactcATGACAGTGgccttctatatatatatatatatatatatatatatatatatatatatatatatatatataaactttattatatattaaaatatattaataacagattaaatattacaattaagttttttaataattgtGATTTTGTCAAAATTACTATATTTAAAGACAATGATATCAACAAagtgtaaaatattttcaaatgcaAGAAATGCAAAAGCATGTGCAAGTGCAACTATGAGAAAACAAGTTGAAGATCTACACAAGCATTAATAAACATAAAACATTGACCAACATCAGGTCTTTCTTTAGTCATaaactcaaaacaagcaaattAAAAACAAAGCTACAAACGTTAATGTGCATTGACTTAGACTACTAAAAGCCTAAAGCACATGTACACACTAATCTTTTATTAATGCTTCAAATAAACTTAGTAAAACTAAATGCCAGCAGAAGAAGAACCACTTGATTCATCATTTGGACATCTTTGCAGCCAATTCTTTGACCAACTTAGCAGTAACAAGTGCTGTAATCTTTTTGATAGCATCACTTTGTGGATCCGGATTGTATTCAACAACATCTCCACCAACAATATTACCTTTGAGATTGTGAAGAATACTTAGAACATCTTTTAAACAAAGACCTCCAGATTCAATGTCAGACACTCCATGAGCATACACTGGATCAAGAGAATCTAAATTTATTGATACATATACACCTTTCACACCTTCACCCGTACCAAGTGTCTGCACAaataaatttatcaaaatttaatctCAAGCAGCAACAATTATTTACAAAAGTCtatcataacaaaaaaaaaaaaaatagagagaagagaaagagaccaAGTTCTCTAATTGCTCGCGCTCTTTTGCGAAATTTGTCATTTCATGTATCTCTACCCCGTATTTTTCACCTTGTGCTCTTCCTTCAGCTGTTATTGATCGTATACCGACCTATGATAAATACATTAATGAGTTAGAAGCATGATAAAACATATATATGCAATATAATTTGCAATTGTAATCATAATTGTGGTCATAGCGGTGGTGCGAAGCATGAAAATACCTGCACTAGTCGATTGGTAAATTTGCCCTGCATGGTTTGAGCAAAGTTTTCATAAAGATCGGGACGTGCATCAAAATGAAGAATATCAACTTTTCCTCCAAGCTTCTCAGAGACAGCTCTAACAACAGGATATGAAATTGAGTGATCACCTCCCAAAACTAAGGGACGCAATGGAAACTACAAGAAAATTAATTAATGCAAAAAACCATGAGAACAAGATAAATTCATGTAActaaatgccatgaaaatgaagaaatttattaGGAAGCATACATGATCCATCACTATCTTGACAGAGTCACTAATAAAAGTCATTAATCTCTCCTCATTAACTCCTAAATTTCGCATATCTTGGACAGGGACATCACCCACATCAGCCAAGACACGGGGGTCCGTTAAATTCTTGCCTGCACAAAAAAAACATTGTGTTGATCTGAGTtcgaatttaaaattttatatactgAAATCATACCTTCCGTGGTTGAGTTTCTGCTTCCATCCAATATGGCCTCCCTAATGCGAGCAGGAGCGAATGCGCCGCCTACATTGTGTCCCAAAGGCACTCCAAGAAGAGTTGAAGTTGCTATAGCACCACCCAGAAGAGCCTTCGCAGTTtctccctaaacaaaattaaccAACTTTCTACTAATGTAATGCGTCGAAAAATAGTGACGGAAAAATAGTTGAGGAAATAACTTGCCTTAAGCTTTGCTTTTTCTTGAAGATATGCAAGTGATGCATTGATAATACTTTCCTGACTATCTTTTGCCAATTTAGCTGCTGTTTCTTGATCCAGGTAGAAATTGGTGCCTAATGCTGCTGTACTTGAGATCACCTTAAAATTTGTTTTTCCTTGAAGAAATGAAGGTGAAGCATCTATCACACGAGTTGCACTGTATAGTGTCTGCTTGAAGCCTCGGCGTGCTACAATCGACATCATTTTCTGCAGAAATTTGTATATTCTTTCATGAAATTTAGATATTAAGTTTGTTAAATAATACTTTTTTTTAGTTACATTTGAATGTAAAGTGAATATTACACATGCATTACCAAAAATAATTTCACATGAGccaaaatcaaagaatataataacaaaattagaaaaaatataatCTATAAACTCAAATATTATTTGAAGTAATATTTGTAGACAATGACGTCTTGTTACTAAAAATCAAAGAATGGTATTATTTGCAGGGAAAAAACATTTATACGTTGAGTGGCATAAAATCCATTAAACACAGATAACTATAAACTTCTCTAACCTTAAAAAAACAAACTCAATGTAAATTTAaccttaaaaaatgaaaaaggaaaagaacaatATCTTAGTACTACTTACCAATTTCTTTAATCTCTCTGTAAAATATATAACAAAGAAAAATGGCTAAAACTTCAATGACCAATTTATGAAACTTGTTATGTTAAGTAAAGGAAATAACCTAGCTATTTATA encodes:
- the LOC131643346 gene encoding arginase 1, mitochondrial-like, with translation MMSIVARRGFKQTLYSATRVIDASPSFLQGKTNFKVISSTAALGTNFYLDQETAAKLAKDSQESIINASLAYLQEKAKLKGETAKALLGGAIATSTLLGVPLGHNVGGAFAPARIREAILDGSRNSTTEGKNLTDPRVLADVGDVPVQDMRNLGVNEERLMTFISDSVKIVMDHFPLRPLVLGGDHSISYPVVRAVSEKLGGKVDILHFDARPDLYENFAQTMQGKFTNRLVQVGIRSITAEGRAQGEKYGVEIHEMTNFAKEREQLENLTLGTGEGVKGVYVSINLDSLDPVYAHGVSDIESGGLCLKDVLSILHNLKGNIVGGDVVEYNPDPQSDAIKKITALVTAKLVKELAAKMSK